One window from the genome of bacterium encodes:
- a CDS encoding alanine dehydrogenase, producing MVIGILKERFEDEQRVALSPFGVESIVRSGAQVVIETGAGEHARFSDEQYQKAGASIAYSAEEAAGRAGIVLKVMPPEQAEWEMLSEGQALMSFQLLGMGRKNFVDYMLKNKVTGIAFEHMRAKDGSFPVLRLMSEISGQVAAQIAGRYLRSDHGGRGVLIGGLGGVAPAATVIIGAGASGMSAAQTILGLGGQVILLDNDLERLREADHYFNKRVTTVMATPENLRRGCRIADVLITSISINEPESHQIITEEMVKTMKPGAVVVDISINQGGCVETSRPTTIKDPVFTKHGVIHYCVPNMPSVVARTSTYALTNVLLPYLKIMLDGFNPEKITDPCVRCGVTMHKGEPTHSILRDIYGMDVDAYDCCQ from the coding sequence ATGGTAATCGGAATTCTCAAAGAACGTTTCGAAGACGAGCAGCGTGTCGCGCTTTCGCCATTTGGCGTCGAGTCTATCGTGCGTTCCGGAGCTCAGGTCGTCATCGAAACGGGTGCCGGAGAACATGCCCGTTTCTCCGATGAACAGTATCAGAAGGCCGGTGCAAGTATCGCGTATTCGGCCGAGGAGGCCGCCGGTCGCGCAGGCATCGTGCTGAAAGTGATGCCACCGGAGCAGGCTGAGTGGGAAATGCTCAGCGAAGGACAGGCACTCATGTCCTTCCAGCTCCTCGGCATGGGGAGAAAAAATTTCGTCGACTATATGCTGAAGAACAAGGTGACGGGTATTGCCTTTGAGCACATGCGTGCGAAGGACGGCAGTTTTCCCGTACTGCGCCTGATGAGCGAGATCTCCGGCCAGGTTGCCGCACAGATAGCGGGACGCTATTTGCGCAGCGATCACGGGGGACGCGGAGTGCTGATCGGCGGACTCGGTGGTGTTGCCCCGGCCGCGACGGTGATCATTGGCGCCGGTGCCTCAGGCATGTCGGCTGCGCAGACCATTCTCGGGCTCGGTGGACAGGTCATCCTGCTCGATAACGATCTCGAGCGCCTGCGTGAAGCTGATCATTATTTCAACAAGCGTGTGACAACGGTGATGGCGACTCCCGAAAATCTGCGCCGTGGTTGCCGCATCGCAGATGTGCTCATTACGTCCATCTCCATCAATGAGCCGGAAAGCCATCAGATCATCACGGAAGAAATGGTGAAGACCATGAAGCCTGGTGCTGTGGTCGTCGATATCTCCATCAATCAGGGGGGATGCGTCGAAACCAGCCGTCCCACCACCATCAAGGATCCCGTCTTTACCAAGCATGGCGTGATCCATTATTGCGTACCAAATATGCCATCGGTCGTGGCGCGGACGTCGACCTACGCATTGACGAATGTGCTGCTGCCGTATCTGAAAATTATGCTCGATGGGTTCAATCCGGAGAAAATCACGGATCCATGCGTACGCTGCGGTGTTACGATGCATAAGGGCGAACCTACGCATTCCATACTTCGTGACATCTATGGCATGGATGTCGACGCATACGACTGCTGTCAGTAA
- a CDS encoding sigma-70 family RNA polymerase sigma factor: MYQTPEERREHSRAEDKELIARAIAGKQDAYKRLMAKYHKAIYHLIIRMVGKNEDTEDLTQEAFIKAFNSLSSFNDEFAFSTWLYKIATNNCIDYLRKRKLKTFSIDRPLHSEDGDQQYEIPDDSHIPDSGILQNQQTSTIQYAINQLPEKYRVVIVMRHQEEKSYEEIADELDLPLGTVKAHIFRAREMLYRSLRGKVGNY, from the coding sequence ATGTATCAGACACCCGAAGAAAGGCGCGAACACTCACGCGCCGAGGATAAGGAACTCATCGCCCGGGCGATCGCCGGGAAGCAGGATGCGTATAAACGCCTCATGGCCAAATACCATAAGGCGATATACCATCTGATCATCCGTATGGTCGGGAAAAATGAGGATACGGAGGATCTCACCCAGGAAGCATTCATCAAGGCCTTCAACAGCCTGTCATCCTTCAACGACGAATTCGCGTTTTCGACCTGGCTGTACAAGATCGCCACGAACAATTGCATCGACTATCTGCGAAAGCGCAAGCTGAAAACCTTCTCCATTGACAGGCCGCTGCATTCAGAGGATGGTGACCAGCAGTACGAAATCCCCGATGATTCCCACATCCCCGATTCCGGCATTCTCCAGAATCAGCAGACCAGCACGATTCAGTATGCAATCAATCAGCTGCCTGAAAAATACCGCGTTGTGATCGTCATGCGCCATCAGGAAGAGAAAAGCTACGAAGAGATCGCCGATGAGCTGGACCTCCCTCTCGGGACGGTGAAAGCTCATATCTTCCGGGCCCGGGAAATGCTTTATCGCTCCCTCCGCGGCAAGGTCGGCAATTACTGA
- a CDS encoding TIGR00282 family metallophosphoesterase, with translation MSTIHILFIGDIVGNAGMDAVRMFLPSLKQKYRLDCIIANGENAMEGKSISQQQLQELYDLGVHVVTSGNHIWEKWHIQKLLSSEQNLLRPLNYPRDNTGRGFTTVDCGAAGVVGVLNIQGRTFMNPIDCPFRAAEWAIGKLRERTNIIVVDFHAEATAEKVAMGWFLDGKVSAVLGTHTHVQTADARILPEGTAYLTDVGMSGPYDSVLGMRKDIALRRFLKQTPHKFEMASDDVHLSVVLMEVEMTSGRAVSIQPMTIPEFSSHAEQDH, from the coding sequence ATGTCCACTATACATATACTTTTTATCGGTGATATCGTCGGAAATGCGGGAATGGATGCCGTCCGCATGTTCCTGCCGTCCCTGAAGCAGAAATACCGTCTCGATTGCATAATCGCGAACGGTGAAAACGCGATGGAAGGCAAGAGTATCAGTCAGCAGCAGCTGCAGGAGCTTTACGATCTTGGTGTGCATGTCGTCACATCCGGCAATCACATCTGGGAGAAATGGCATATACAGAAACTGCTTTCGTCGGAGCAGAATCTGCTGCGTCCCCTCAACTATCCGCGTGACAACACCGGTCGCGGGTTTACGACCGTGGACTGCGGAGCGGCTGGCGTCGTTGGCGTCCTGAACATTCAGGGACGCACATTCATGAATCCCATCGACTGTCCCTTCCGCGCGGCGGAATGGGCCATCGGCAAGCTGCGTGAACGCACGAATATCATCGTGGTCGATTTTCACGCGGAAGCCACCGCCGAGAAGGTTGCAATGGGCTGGTTCCTCGATGGAAAGGTGAGTGCGGTGCTCGGGACGCATACGCACGTGCAGACTGCGGATGCGCGCATCCTTCCCGAAGGCACGGCCTATCTGACCGATGTCGGCATGTCCGGTCCGTATGATTCGGTGCTCGGTATGCGAAAAGACATCGCGTTGCGACGCTTCCTGAAACAGACGCCGCACAAATTCGAGATGGCCAGTGATGATGTCCATCTTTCCGTGGTGCTGATGGAGGTGGAGATGACGAGCGGCCGCGCAGTTTCCATTCAACCGATGACCATACCGGAGTTCAGCAGCCATGCAGAACAGGATCATTGA
- a CDS encoding 4-hydroxybutyrate CoA-transferase: MDWMTSYRSKLMSAEDAVQVIKSGDHVYIHPGCAVPETLIRAMVARGEDLTDVKVDHILTIGESGYVSEEMQGHFRHNALFIGSNVRKAVGAGLADATHIYLHEVAKLFYEKIIPVDVALIHVSLPDEHGFCSYGVGVEMTKPACEMAKTIVAQVNPNMPRVLGDCFIHVNKLDAIVEVDEPIREMAQVGEITNEAEQEVYDKIGGHIAELIDDESTMQMGIGAIPDAVLNYLENKRDLGVHTEMFSDGVIKLVEMGVINNEKKTLHKGKMVASFVLGTKTIFDFIDNNPIVEFHPSHYVNNPFVVAQNKKMVAINSALQVDVTGQVCADSIGPRLYSGFGGQVDFIRGASASEGGKPIIALPATAKGGEISRIVTHLIPGAGVTTNRADVHYVVTEYGIASLFGKTVRQRVNELIHVAHPRFRDELRHYAKEMKYI; this comes from the coding sequence ATGGATTGGATGACCAGTTATCGCAGCAAGCTCATGTCCGCAGAAGATGCGGTACAGGTGATCAAATCGGGTGATCATGTCTACATCCACCCGGGCTGCGCGGTACCCGAAACACTGATCCGGGCCATGGTGGCCCGTGGAGAGGATCTGACCGATGTCAAAGTCGATCACATCCTCACCATCGGTGAGTCAGGGTACGTATCAGAAGAAATGCAGGGACATTTCCGGCACAATGCGCTGTTTATCGGTAGCAACGTGCGCAAGGCGGTTGGCGCCGGTCTCGCGGATGCCACACATATCTACCTGCATGAAGTGGCCAAACTGTTTTACGAAAAAATTATTCCCGTCGATGTGGCACTCATTCATGTGTCACTGCCCGATGAGCATGGCTTCTGCAGCTATGGTGTCGGTGTCGAAATGACGAAGCCAGCCTGTGAAATGGCCAAAACCATCGTGGCCCAGGTGAACCCGAACATGCCCCGTGTGCTTGGCGATTGCTTTATACACGTCAACAAGCTGGATGCCATCGTTGAGGTCGACGAGCCCATTCGTGAAATGGCGCAGGTCGGCGAAATCACAAACGAGGCCGAACAGGAAGTCTATGACAAGATCGGTGGTCATATCGCCGAACTCATCGACGATGAATCCACCATGCAGATGGGCATCGGTGCGATCCCTGATGCCGTGCTCAATTATCTCGAGAACAAGCGTGACCTCGGTGTGCACACCGAAATGTTTTCTGACGGAGTCATCAAGCTCGTTGAGATGGGTGTGATCAACAATGAAAAGAAAACCCTTCACAAGGGGAAGATGGTCGCAAGCTTCGTGCTGGGAACAAAGACCATTTTCGACTTTATCGACAACAACCCGATTGTCGAATTTCACCCGAGTCATTACGTCAATAATCCTTTCGTCGTCGCGCAGAACAAGAAGATGGTCGCCATCAATTCCGCGCTTCAGGTTGACGTGACGGGACAGGTGTGCGCCGATTCCATCGGTCCGCGTCTCTACAGCGGCTTTGGCGGACAGGTGGATTTCATCCGTGGTGCTTCTGCAAGCGAAGGCGGGAAACCCATTATCGCTCTTCCTGCCACGGCAAAGGGCGGCGAGATTTCGCGTATCGTGACGCATCTGATTCCCGGTGCCGGTGTGACCACGAACCGCGCGGATGTGCACTATGTCGTCACCGAATACGGTATCGCATCGTTGTTCGGAAAAACCGTGCGTCAGCGCGTGAATGAACTGATTCACGTGGCACACCCGCGATTCCGTGACGAGCTCCGTCACTACGCGAAAGAGATGAAATATATCTGA
- a CDS encoding bifunctional 5,10-methylene-tetrahydrofolate dehydrogenase/5,10-methylene-tetrahydrofolate cyclohydrolase, with protein MQNRIIDGRAISASIKDEARERATRLKAEHGIVPGLAVLLVGEDPASQSYVRSKERACEYCGFHSTTVTMPATATEQEILSRVDTWNIDPDIHGILVQLPLPAHVNEDRVIEAVSPLKDVDGFHPINVGKLVIGQETLLPCTPAGIQQLLIRSGVETAGKHVVVVGRSNIVGKPIANILLQKAAGANAIVTVAHSAASDLGKLTRQADILIVATGMPDTVTGEMVKEGVVVIDVGMNRVEDATRERGYRLTGDVDFDAVAEKASKITPVPGGVGPMTIAMLMQNTCNAAIRAAAGR; from the coding sequence ATGCAGAACAGGATCATTGACGGCCGAGCCATCTCGGCAAGTATCAAGGACGAGGCAAGAGAGCGGGCAACCAGGCTCAAGGCGGAACACGGGATCGTTCCGGGCCTCGCCGTTCTTCTCGTTGGTGAGGATCCCGCTTCGCAAAGCTACGTCCGCTCGAAAGAGCGTGCCTGTGAATACTGCGGTTTCCATTCAACGACTGTGACCATGCCCGCAACCGCGACGGAGCAGGAAATTCTCTCGCGGGTCGACACATGGAACATCGATCCCGACATTCACGGCATCCTGGTACAGCTGCCGTTGCCCGCGCATGTGAACGAAGACCGGGTGATAGAGGCGGTTTCGCCGCTGAAGGACGTCGATGGTTTTCACCCCATTAACGTCGGGAAATTGGTGATTGGACAGGAAACGCTTCTGCCCTGCACGCCCGCGGGGATTCAGCAGCTTCTGATCCGCAGCGGGGTAGAGACGGCAGGGAAGCACGTGGTCGTGGTGGGAAGAAGCAACATCGTCGGAAAACCGATTGCGAATATTCTGCTGCAGAAAGCAGCAGGAGCCAATGCCATTGTGACTGTCGCGCATTCCGCCGCGTCGGATCTCGGTAAGCTTACAAGGCAGGCGGATATTCTGATCGTCGCGACAGGCATGCCTGATACCGTAACAGGTGAGATGGTGAAGGAAGGTGTGGTCGTCATCGATGTTGGGATGAACCGTGTCGAAGACGCCACCCGTGAACGAGGGTACAGGCTGACCGGTGACGTTGATTTTGATGCGGTTGCCGAAAAAGCGTCGAAGATTACGCCGGTACCCGGTGGGGTAGGCCCCATGACCATAGCCATGCTTATGCAGAATACCTGCAACGCAGCCATCAGGGCAGCGGCAGGACGCTGA
- a CDS encoding peptidylprolyl isomerase — translation MRFITIWLILLAPVVLLAQGVPDEAVPDEAVLARVGDAGITAGEFRLRYALSVFPYKDQAGLTPVVKRQFLYSLVAERLLASEARRLGYDAEDRFRRNLRMAEEMFARDLLYRDSVRAKVQVSAADVRARYLAEQKAVEFDFLRFDSEQGARNVGDILRGGTPFDTLLAVRMRSGTANDAASESAPEPALLQAMDTLCSGCVSNPLKGDDGWYLLRRRVRQSALPDDYSFDAQYKRIENTLRNEREATESVAFVQRLWEGRQAQMDETWYRRLGEALLADYRRQYARGDDMMQASDLLFDSLRSTWRSDLDAAFARVGSDVLTLGEALDRLAQLDLRLKREQADLARRLYRERVRDMLDRFVVTRKAYALGLQRDSEVRNQLTMWTANGLAQSVPDLLFEQFVADDDSLWHLYITRPDLFGAPVEVRILQAHAGDSSRIATAVKTFQEGETLERIAKQLRKEGENAAFNGASDWFAVSERGRIGRLAFGMRIADGGGPVAADGGYTFFQLLDRRYPGMRLSGMQALRDTVARKEGPQIRRARTDQLLRRLAGRSSIRIDAAMLDALQPAAMQMHTVRLLGFGGRIPAMPGVMPLYEAVMEGMMQAGKEVP, via the coding sequence GGGGATGCCGGGATCACTGCCGGTGAGTTCCGGCTTCGGTATGCGCTTTCGGTATTTCCTTACAAAGATCAGGCGGGACTCACTCCGGTCGTGAAGCGGCAGTTCCTGTATTCCCTGGTGGCTGAACGGCTTCTTGCTTCCGAGGCGAGACGCCTCGGGTATGATGCGGAGGATCGTTTCCGGCGCAATCTTCGCATGGCGGAAGAGATGTTTGCACGTGATCTGCTGTATCGCGACAGCGTCCGCGCGAAGGTGCAGGTCAGCGCCGCCGATGTACGTGCGCGCTATCTTGCGGAGCAGAAGGCGGTCGAATTCGATTTCCTGCGCTTTGACAGTGAGCAGGGGGCACGCAATGTAGGTGACATCCTCCGCGGAGGTACCCCGTTCGATACGCTGCTTGCAGTCCGCATGCGATCCGGGACGGCGAATGACGCAGCATCGGAATCGGCGCCTGAGCCAGCATTGTTGCAGGCGATGGATACGCTTTGCAGCGGTTGCGTCTCAAATCCTCTCAAAGGGGACGATGGCTGGTATCTGCTGCGGCGCAGGGTACGGCAGAGCGCACTGCCCGATGATTACAGTTTCGATGCGCAATACAAACGTATCGAAAACACATTGCGGAACGAGAGGGAAGCAACTGAGTCCGTCGCTTTCGTACAGAGGCTCTGGGAAGGCCGTCAGGCGCAGATGGATGAAACCTGGTACCGCAGACTGGGTGAAGCGCTGCTCGCGGACTACCGCAGGCAATATGCGCGTGGTGACGATATGATGCAGGCATCGGACCTGCTGTTCGATTCCCTTCGCTCCACGTGGCGCAGCGATCTCGATGCAGCATTTGCACGCGTGGGAAGCGATGTCCTGACCCTCGGGGAGGCGCTCGACAGGCTGGCACAGCTCGACCTGCGACTGAAGCGGGAGCAGGCGGATCTTGCCCGCAGGTTATACCGGGAGCGTGTGCGCGACATGCTCGATCGATTTGTCGTGACGCGAAAAGCGTATGCGCTGGGATTGCAGCGCGACAGTGAGGTTCGCAATCAGCTCACGATGTGGACGGCAAATGGACTCGCCCAGAGTGTGCCGGATCTCCTTTTCGAACAATTCGTGGCGGATGATGACAGTCTCTGGCACCTGTACATTACCAGACCGGACCTCTTCGGTGCCCCGGTCGAGGTTCGCATCCTCCAGGCACACGCAGGCGACTCCTCCCGTATTGCCACAGCCGTGAAGACATTCCAGGAAGGGGAGACACTCGAGCGGATAGCCAAACAGCTTCGGAAGGAAGGGGAGAACGCGGCGTTTAACGGTGCCTCGGACTGGTTCGCAGTGTCGGAGCGCGGACGCATCGGCCGACTGGCTTTCGGCATGCGCATCGCTGACGGAGGTGGTCCCGTCGCTGCTGACGGCGGCTACACCTTTTTCCAATTGCTTGATCGGCGCTATCCGGGAATGCGACTGAGCGGAATGCAGGCCCTGCGTGACACCGTCGCACGAAAGGAAGGGCCGCAGATTCGCCGGGCGCGCACCGATCAGCTGCTTCGGAGGCTTGCAGGGCGCAGCAGCATTCGCATTGACGCAGCGATGCTCGATGCGCTGCAACCGGCAGCCATGCAGATGCATACCGTGCGCTTGCTCGGATTCGGCGGACGAATCCCGGCCATGCCCGGGGTGATGCCACTGTATGAAGCCGTGATGGAAGGAATGATGCAGGCAGGGAAGGAGGTCCCTTAG